A portion of the Irregularibacter muris genome contains these proteins:
- a CDS encoding DRTGG domain-containing protein — translation MQLKEVMNILDAQLFLGEEKLKEHVYSACGCDLMSDVLSYAKENVILLTGLVNTHVIRTAEMAGIYTIVFVRGKQPTKEILDLAEELEISIFSTKLPLYEACGYLYTKGLGRGKVER, via the coding sequence ATGCAGTTAAAAGAAGTCATGAACATTTTAGATGCCCAACTATTTTTAGGAGAAGAAAAATTAAAGGAACATGTATACTCTGCTTGTGGATGTGACCTTATGAGTGACGTCTTAAGTTATGCCAAGGAGAATGTAATACTACTGACAGGATTAGTCAATACCCATGTCATTCGAACTGCTGAAATGGCAGGTATCTATACTATTGTATTTGTTCGAGGGAAACAACCAACCAAAGAAATACTGGACCTTGCTGAGGAATTAGAAATATCCATATTTTCTACCAAACTACCTCTTTATGAGGCGTGTGGATATCTTTACACCAAGGGATTAGGCAGGGGGAAAGTTGAGAGGTGA
- a CDS encoding ABC transporter substrate-binding protein — protein MKKGRKQIVILVIIALALMITSCTSQDIDQPTQEPTEKQVTPVKGGAISLSILSPDHLNPLLDLPEDTYHLMKLIVEPLFSLDETYKIKGMLAEKWNIENQGEKVTINLRKDAYWHDGEPFTAQDVKFTLDALRHKNTLSPYKSYIENISGYHVIDNHTIEISFANGYIGNLEALIFPIMPAHKYNKLEEVMSAHKWSPIGTGPYQLQSIQQNKVISLQSNEKYWGKIPYIDNITAKIMNKRQDLIKSFEAKDVDLFRAINRDWNRYGEDEQLSIYPYDTQKYNFLALNLENELFKNHQVRKALQLAINRPKMLEEIHYRQGEVVDIPLSPTSWLYDKEQKVHPYQPEEAKEILKQMGWVDTNNNGLVNKEIENKKYEFTFELITNGDNENRKQEAEIIKENLKKVDIGVDIKYLPQEEIIKRIQSKKFQAILTGWNLSFNPDLSFAFHSKEIEEGDNFISYSNAEMDKLFIEALRTNEEEKSKEIYSNIQRKLSQQLPYISLYMEKSALITNNRIKGPISPTDYNIFNNIEQWYVEYK, from the coding sequence ATGAAAAAAGGGAGAAAACAGATAGTAATCCTAGTAATCATAGCACTTGCCCTTATGATTACATCCTGCACAAGTCAAGATATTGACCAACCAACCCAAGAACCAACTGAAAAGCAAGTTACCCCTGTAAAAGGGGGAGCCATATCCCTCTCCATCTTATCCCCTGATCATTTAAATCCTTTGCTAGATTTGCCTGAGGATACTTATCATTTAATGAAACTGATCGTTGAACCCCTATTTTCCCTTGATGAAACTTACAAGATAAAAGGGATGCTAGCGGAAAAATGGAATATTGAAAACCAAGGTGAAAAAGTAACCATAAATCTGCGTAAAGACGCATACTGGCATGATGGGGAACCCTTTACTGCTCAGGATGTAAAGTTTACTTTAGATGCTCTAAGACATAAGAATACCCTATCTCCTTATAAAAGCTACATTGAAAATATTTCTGGTTATCATGTTATCGATAATCACACCATTGAAATAAGTTTTGCTAATGGATATATTGGAAATTTAGAAGCCTTAATTTTCCCCATTATGCCTGCCCATAAGTATAATAAGCTAGAAGAGGTAATGAGTGCTCATAAATGGAGTCCTATAGGAACAGGACCCTATCAACTGCAAAGCATACAGCAAAATAAAGTAATCTCTTTACAGAGCAATGAAAAATACTGGGGGAAGATACCCTATATAGACAATATTACTGCAAAAATAATGAATAAAAGACAGGATCTTATTAAATCTTTTGAGGCTAAGGACGTAGACCTATTTAGGGCTATTAATAGAGACTGGAATAGATATGGTGAAGATGAGCAATTAAGCATATATCCTTATGATACACAAAAATACAATTTCTTAGCATTAAACTTGGAAAATGAATTGTTTAAAAATCATCAGGTAAGAAAGGCCCTCCAATTGGCTATAAATCGTCCAAAGATGTTGGAAGAAATACACTATAGACAGGGGGAAGTAGTAGACATTCCATTATCCCCTACTTCTTGGTTGTATGACAAAGAACAAAAAGTTCACCCCTACCAACCTGAGGAGGCAAAGGAAATATTAAAGCAGATGGGTTGGGTAGATACCAATAATAATGGTTTGGTAAATAAAGAAATAGAGAATAAAAAATATGAATTTACTTTTGAACTTATTACAAATGGAGATAACGAAAATAGAAAACAGGAAGCTGAAATAATTAAAGAGAATTTAAAAAAGGTAGACATAGGAGTAGACATAAAATACCTTCCCCAAGAAGAAATTATAAAGAGAATACAATCCAAAAAATTTCAAGCCATACTCACTGGGTGGAACTTATCCTTCAATCCTGATCTATCCTTTGCCTTTCACTCTAAGGAGATTGAAGAGGGAGATAACTTTATTTCTTACAGCAATGCTGAAATGGACAAACTATTCATAGAAGCTTTAAGAACTAATGAGGAAGAAAAAAGCAAAGAGATATATTCCAATATCCAAAGAAAATTATCCCAACAACTTCCATACATTAGTCTATATATGGAAAAGTCGGCGTTAATAACTAATAATAGAATTAAAGGTCCCATTAGCCCCACAGACTATAATATATTTAATAATATAGAACAATGGTATGTGGAATATAAATAA
- a CDS encoding SPOR domain-containing protein — protein sequence MRFNRIRRNLAQINIKKNNKILFFIVLPVMAIVFGYSLSRFIIIPAYYSDFYAINSKEKASTEKTSTEKTATSHVEYVHAEREVQYFQLGSFSTRENAEVFCNDLKKKDIPCIIREEKKFLVLTGGALEDSTANRVKKQLDDQSIEFFSKTMKLASWNTTFTQNEEKVKLEKQISAIYDWLDKSLEYIWKNERKDGDKEEFLNSIEKLRKEMQVEISFASDNKQWDQFTKGLDKDLKSIEQQSEDLHKVYQSYDKIFESLVKVYNSF from the coding sequence ATGAGATTCAATAGAATAAGACGTAATTTAGCACAGATAAATATAAAAAAAAATAATAAAATATTATTCTTTATAGTATTACCGGTTATGGCTATTGTATTTGGCTACAGCTTATCCAGATTTATTATTATCCCTGCATATTATTCTGATTTCTATGCTATAAACTCTAAAGAAAAAGCATCCACAGAAAAAACCTCGACAGAAAAAACCGCTACTTCTCATGTAGAATATGTTCATGCTGAAAGAGAAGTTCAATACTTTCAGTTGGGATCTTTTTCCACAAGAGAAAACGCCGAAGTATTTTGTAATGATTTAAAGAAAAAGGACATACCTTGCATTATAAGAGAAGAAAAAAAGTTTTTAGTACTAACAGGAGGAGCTTTAGAAGATTCCACAGCCAATAGAGTAAAAAAGCAGTTGGATGACCAAAGTATAGAGTTTTTCAGCAAGACCATGAAGCTTGCATCATGGAATACTACATTTACTCAAAATGAAGAAAAAGTAAAATTAGAGAAACAGATATCTGCAATATATGATTGGCTGGATAAAAGCTTGGAGTACATATGGAAAAATGAAAGGAAAGATGGAGACAAGGAGGAATTCCTCAACTCCATAGAAAAACTCAGAAAGGAAATGCAGGTAGAAATAAGCTTTGCTAGCGACAACAAACAATGGGATCAATTCACTAAAGGCTTAGACAAGGACTTAAAATCCATAGAGCAGCAATCAGAGGATCTTCATAAAGTCTATCAAAGTTATGATAAAATCTTTGAGAGTCTAGTCAAAGTATACAATTCATTTTAA
- a CDS encoding alpha/beta-type small acid-soluble spore protein encodes MANNNTGRNRVLVPEAKKALDSFKLEVANELGISNYDSVDKGNLTARENGYVGGTMVKKMIEQAQNQMK; translated from the coding sequence ATGGCTAACAATAATACAGGAAGAAATAGAGTATTAGTTCCAGAAGCTAAAAAAGCATTAGATAGCTTTAAATTAGAAGTTGCTAATGAATTAGGAATTTCTAATTATGATTCAGTAGATAAAGGAAACCTAACAGCTCGTGAAAACGGCTATGTAGGTGGAACTATGGTTAAGAAAATGATAGAACAAGCTCAAAATCAAATGAAGTAA